The genome window ACCATCTGTCACTCCGAGAGATACTTGTGAAGATAGATGTTGACTTTGTACAGCTCATTGTACTTGAAGcagttgttttgtgttgtcCTGTAAATATCAAGGTAAGTGTCTTCTTATCCTGCCATTAAGCTTCAATTTACAACCACTATTGTTAATactgtttgttttgaacatgtttttcatgcttttcatgATTTTCAGGACCATTACCTTGTACACAACAAATAATTCTGcacttttttactttactttacttgtTAACCTTTAAGAGTTGTGAACTTCACAAACTTTAGGCAGATATTTGGGTCTTAAAGGCTGATGGCTGGCATGTCTTCTGAGGGTGGAACATACTAGTCTTTTGTCACATAGTTCacttacatacacactcatagtctcacatgcatgcatccatCTATGCACATGTTGCacgtatgcatgcacatgcgtACTGAGCTGTCTGGCCACCTTGGCGAGGTATAAGACCTGGACCACTGGCTCTGAACTGAGTGCCGAGGGTCCAGTGACTCAGAAGAAACTTTGATCTGAGGGTTCACTTGGTGCTCAACGTCTGCAAACAGGATTGGTGAGTGGATATTTGAAATCAAATTGAAGtatcatttcttttctttttttaaattcatggtAAATTCAAAGTTGCatgttttttgaatgaaaaagaTCTTTTGAAGggatttgtttttccatgtaCCATACCAAGATTTTAATATTTGTGACACAGGTACAGTTCTTCCTTGCTGACCTCTTTGCAAACCCAGGAGCTGTTTGCTTTACTGCAGTGATGAACGGCAACATGCTGAACTTTGCCCTGTTGGGTTTTCTCTTCATCTGGATGCTGCCTACAGAGTCCAGGGTGGTGAGTGGCACATTCTGGAGTCAATCAGTCATCATAAACTTATTTTTATAGTGTACGAATGTTGACACATTTAAATTAGAGAACAGTCTATATACAATCATCTTCTATGTTGGTAAAGTTTTTATTCAACAGCAAGTAGAGTGTCTTTTTCTtacaataatttttaaaatattctatTGAAATGCAATAAGCCTACATGTTTCCAAGGCTAGGCAAACTGTTTTAAGATTTTGCATGAATCAAGTGGCATTTTCTTCATACCAGTGGCCTTATTCTGCCGTGTTTCAACCCATGCAAGCTTTATACcgtgaaaaataaaatcctgaagCAAGTGAGCATTAGAAATAAGCAAAACTACCTCATAGCCTTAGCACATTTTACCCCACTTATTTTAGGACAAACAAGATTTTCAAAACTGACTATGATTCTAAAACCAAACATTTCCGCATGTCCAAAGTCTTAGCTTGTTGTTTTAACTATGTGGCAAGAAGAGCAGTCCACATCCAAGGGCATCCTAGTGGGTTAGTTGGTTCAGGCATGTACCACGTACGAGGGGGAAAATTTGCCATCACACCTTGTTTTCTCACCCGTTTTTTCAACACTGTGTCACTGTGAATTTCCCAATAACAAAGAAATGCTTTAAATAAGACTGAAATAAATCACATATGGTGCTTCCTTACCACAAGTCACTGTCTTGTTTTCTCTAACTTCATTTATCTTTTCTCCATCCTCATTCagttttagtaaaaaaaaaaccaaaaaaaaaacatacaagctATTTTCAGAGAATTAATATATGCACCTACTACAGAGAGATGTCTCAATGACCCTGTTACATCTCTCACTCCTCACTCACCCCATTTTCTTTAACATTTAATTCGGATTTCACGAGGGATGGTTACTTCTGCATCTTCTCTAATCTCCATTTTTTCCTTCCCCTCTAGATTCCCTTCAATTTCAGTCAGCCACTTTCCGGTCCCATCCAATTAAACATGGCTGAAGATGCCGTTGATGACATGTACATAGGCTGCACTGAACGCATGATGAGAAGAGTCAAGGACACATTCATGAAAATCGAGAGAAAGAATGAAGTGTTTGCAAAAGCCTGGAAGAATGCAGAAAACTGTGCAAGTGAGAAGCTCAGACATCAACACAAGAATGGGACTCTCACAAAGGATCACATCCAAGCAATCTGTCTTTATACATCTAATTATATTACAGTCTCTAACCGTAAGTTTTATGACCTTTTCAACACTGTGACTCGCACCGGGAGGAAAACGTATACCACCACCAAGTTCGAGTTCCAtgctttccatttctttctgaCATCTGCTGTACAAACGctgaaaaataatcaaagtAGCGGTACCATCAAGCCTACCTACCGAAGAACAAATAGTGCCTTCGAGGGTAAAGTCAACAAAATAATGCGATTTGGTTCTTTTTCTTCCAGCTCTTTCAGAACAGACTTGACACATTTTGGGAACAAAAGCTGCTTTGAAATTTGGACGAATTTAGGTGCTTCCCTGGGTGAATATTCAAGGATCAGCAATGAGCTTGAGGTACTCATTCCTCCCTATGAGATGTTCAAAATAACCGAGATAGTTAAAGGTAAAAAacttaaaaagagaaaaggtcTGGATGACTGTAAAGTTCTCTTTATTTTAAAGAGCGCAGGAGTTCACAGCAATCTGAACTGCCAAGCTTCTGTATAGAAGGGCTCAGCTGGTTGGGCACAGATTAAGTAAATGGGTCTTGCAGTGCAATCTGTGTTCCCTTAAACATTGGATTACTATTGAATGAATGTCTTTTCTCAGCCAAGCTTATGAGTGCTTTTTGGGAACCCTCCTGAAACAACcccaaatgtatttttacagtAATGCTGATGTAGTTTGTAGTTACTAGTAGGGATTGCTGTTCATGCTCTGCAAACATGTTGTGGCACAAAACCTTACCAGAGgctgtgtgctgttttgatgaggctttttttatttgctgttctGTTCATCAGCAACATTTCACAACAAATACTCGTATTTTGAAAGTTGCTTTATGAGATCAATAAATTAATCACGTGACCAAAAAAGCACTCTCGTTTTTTGGAAAAGTGATCACAAACTGttgacacaaatacaaacatgaacacaccatGCCATAttcagtttgtttgctttgtcttGAGGTCACATTTCCCTTGTCATTTCATATTCACCCAGTTTATTAGTGTTTTATAAATTCCATTCattaacttttatttgaaattgcCATGgcaaaatatgtgcattttctGCTTTGGTGAAGTTAGTACTAtgctttaatacaaaaaaaagttgacacAGTTAAGTTCAATCAAAGTTTGTAAACATCTTCAACagagagtttttgtttttgcacattttggccCACATGATATTAAACGAATAAGAACATTTTTCACTCATGAGTTTGCTGTCATTCATTTCTACTTCATTCCTTGAGAAGAAATAGGACAGTCATAAGCATGtacgcatgcgtgtgtgtttgtgtgtgtgtgtgtgtgtgtgtgtgtgtgtgtgtgtgtgtgtgtgtgtgtgtgtgtttgtgtgtgtgtgcagtgccggctctacctatgttggcgctctagacaaaattactcccttgcgcccttccatgcccTTCCATTTAACACTCCATCATGTTAGTAGCAATAGTCTGGTTTCTCAGACAGAGCATCCGCACTGCTGACTAGCCAACATGCTAGCGATTTACTACAGCATTCATAAACAGTCATAAACACTTTACAACTCTGATCAAACTGTCTGTACACACTCTTAACTCACTTAGTGACCAGATTAGATCCTATTAACTAAAGTAGCTCACCTGCAAAAGATGGTGTAAACAGGAATTTCACTGACGTTGCTCTGCAACTACAGAGAAGAAGCGCAAGATCCCGTTTCAGTCTAAACAACGGTCAGAAACggtggtgctgccacctgctggctaACATGCCCCACGACACTCTACACCACattcacagacaaacagagctgCTAGACag of Myripristis murdjan chromosome 1, fMyrMur1.1, whole genome shotgun sequence contains these proteins:
- the LOC115365417 gene encoding ecto-ADP-ribosyltransferase 4-like — its product is MNGNMLNFALLGFLFIWMLPTESRVIPFNFSQPLSGPIQLNMAEDAVDDMYIGCTERMMRRVKDTFMKIERKNEVFAKAWKNAENCASEKLRHQHKNGTLTKDHIQAICLYTSNYITVSNRKFYDLFNTVTRTGRKTYTTTKFEFHAFHFFLTSAVQTLKNNQSSGTIKPTYRRTNSAFEGKVNKIMRFGSFSSSSFRTDLTHFGNKSCFEIWTNLGASLGEYSRISNELEVLIPPYEMFKITEIVKGKKLKKRKGLDDCKVLFILKSAGVHSNLNCQASV